A single window of Micrococcaceae bacterium Sec5.1 DNA harbors:
- a CDS encoding inositol monophosphatase family protein has product MTDAIELLAVAKRAAAAGAAVLSRRSAAGTGGLGLGISNKGDAGDWVTEFDIAAENAVREAILAARPNDAITGEEHGTTRPEQASGYRWSIDPLDGTTNFIRNIVYYATSVAVADADGVWLAGVVHAPALGRVYSAARGEGAWLEVAGETTRLDGPVPGRTGLILATGFSYDPDTRANQAEGLAELMNGFADVRRLGSAALDLCLVADGTYDAFGERGLNEHDFSAGALIAEEAGCWVRRPRLESPLDGGPTIEDRLAAWTCAGALELSGKFPL; this is encoded by the coding sequence ATGACCGACGCCATCGAGCTGCTCGCGGTAGCGAAACGCGCTGCTGCTGCGGGCGCGGCTGTCCTGTCCCGGAGATCTGCCGCAGGCACAGGCGGCTTGGGGTTGGGAATATCCAACAAAGGCGATGCCGGCGACTGGGTGACCGAGTTCGATATCGCGGCCGAGAACGCAGTCCGCGAGGCAATCCTGGCGGCACGGCCCAACGACGCCATCACGGGCGAGGAGCACGGTACAACGCGGCCCGAGCAAGCCTCGGGTTACCGCTGGTCCATTGATCCCCTTGATGGCACCACCAACTTCATCCGCAACATCGTCTATTACGCCACGTCAGTGGCCGTGGCAGATGCCGACGGCGTCTGGCTGGCGGGAGTAGTTCACGCGCCCGCTCTGGGCCGGGTCTATTCGGCGGCCCGGGGCGAGGGCGCCTGGCTGGAAGTCGCGGGGGAGACTACCCGCTTGGATGGCCCCGTTCCCGGACGTACCGGCCTCATCCTTGCCACAGGATTCAGTTACGATCCCGATACCCGCGCCAATCAAGCGGAAGGCCTCGCCGAACTGATGAACGGCTTCGCGGATGTTCGGAGGCTGGGTTCCGCGGCCTTGGATCTGTGCCTGGTGGCAGATGGCACCTATGACGCCTTTGGGGAGCGCGGATTGAACGAGCATGATTTCTCTGCCGGCGCCCTGATCGCTGAAGAAGCGGGCTGTTGGGTGCGCAGGCCACGGCTTGAGAGCCCACTCGACGGCGGTCCAACCATCGAGGATCGCTTGGCCGCGTGGACGTGCGCAGGGGCCTTGGAGCTATCCGGCAAATTTCCCCTGTGA
- a CDS encoding AAA family ATPase: MIGTLAIANYRSIRDLAVELHGLDVVTGANGSGKSSLYRALRLLAECAGGDSGNVVGSLARDGGLASTLWAGPESISEAMRRGEVPVQGTVRRDSVNLKLGYSGDDFGYLVDLGMPVSSGAGFDQETGRPRPSAFSLDPEIKREQIFSGPVARPGSLLVDRKGSLAKLRGPDGDWTELSRRLDTFQSMLTEVSDQDRAPEVLRVRVSVRSWRFYDHFRTDAEAPARQAQLGTRTPVLHHSGKDLAAALQTLREVGFERQLDAAVDHAFPGSRLGIAVSDGRFSVELRQPGMLRPMKAAELSDGTLRFLLLTAALLTPRPPELMVLNEPETSLHVDLMPALAGLIVQASANSQMIVVTHSEALLRALRESGAAHEHELYKDLGETRIKGLGSLEGPLWSWPKR, from the coding sequence GTGATCGGGACCCTTGCGATCGCCAATTACCGCTCCATTCGCGATCTCGCGGTGGAGCTGCATGGCCTGGACGTGGTCACAGGAGCCAACGGCAGCGGCAAATCCTCCCTGTACCGCGCACTGCGCTTGCTGGCCGAATGCGCCGGGGGCGATTCCGGAAACGTGGTGGGATCCTTGGCCAGGGATGGCGGACTGGCGTCCACACTCTGGGCCGGTCCTGAATCAATCAGCGAAGCAATGCGGCGTGGCGAAGTTCCGGTCCAAGGCACGGTGCGCAGGGACTCCGTCAACCTGAAGCTGGGCTATTCCGGGGACGACTTCGGCTACCTCGTGGACCTGGGGATGCCCGTGTCCAGTGGAGCCGGATTCGACCAGGAAACAGGCAGGCCCCGTCCTTCTGCCTTTAGCTTGGATCCCGAGATCAAGCGCGAGCAGATCTTTTCCGGACCAGTGGCAAGGCCAGGTTCCCTGTTGGTGGATCGCAAAGGAAGCCTTGCGAAGCTCCGGGGACCTGACGGGGACTGGACTGAACTTTCGCGGCGGCTGGACACCTTCCAGAGCATGCTGACGGAAGTATCGGACCAGGACCGGGCTCCAGAAGTACTGCGGGTCCGGGTCTCCGTGCGTTCCTGGCGGTTCTACGATCACTTCCGGACAGATGCCGAAGCCCCCGCCCGGCAGGCGCAACTCGGCACACGCACCCCCGTGCTGCACCACAGCGGAAAGGACCTGGCTGCGGCACTGCAGACCCTGCGCGAAGTGGGATTTGAGCGGCAGCTGGATGCCGCCGTCGATCACGCCTTTCCGGGAAGCCGCCTCGGGATTGCCGTGAGCGACGGTCGTTTCAGTGTGGAGTTGCGGCAGCCTGGCATGCTGCGGCCCATGAAGGCAGCCGAACTCTCGGATGGAACTTTGCGGTTCCTGCTATTGACCGCCGCATTGCTCACTCCGCGCCCACCGGAATTGATGGTCCTCAACGAACCCGAGACGAGCCTCCACGTCGATCTGATGCCGGCACTGGCTGGACTCATCGTCCAAGCCAGTGCCAACAGCCAGATGATCGTGGTGACACACTCCGAAGCCCTGCTCAGGGCGCTCCGGGAAAGTGGAGCGGCCCACGAGCACGAGCTTTACAAGGACCTGGGCGAGACCAGAATCAAGGGACTGGGTTCGTTGGAAGGCCCGTTGTGGAGTTGGCCCAAGCGGTAA
- a CDS encoding response regulator, whose amino-acid sequence MAEDLRVLIVDDDFHVARLHAAYVDSVAGFMALAPAGSVSQALQAIHSLRPDLVLLDVYLPDGSGLDLLGQLDIDAIMLTAASDAPSIRVAIRRGALGYLLKPFTAESLSQQLRSYARYRRILGQQTGVDQTTIERAKRALIPGDVTPTQKPRSATEAAVLESLLPGEQYSAAEVADRVGVSRATAQRYLSSLADDGAVEIQLRYGSTGRPEHRYGIPG is encoded by the coding sequence GTGGCTGAGGATTTGAGGGTGCTCATCGTGGACGATGATTTCCACGTTGCCAGACTGCATGCAGCCTACGTGGACTCGGTGGCTGGCTTCATGGCGCTCGCTCCGGCAGGTTCGGTGTCCCAGGCTCTGCAGGCGATCCACAGCCTGCGTCCTGATTTGGTATTGCTGGACGTCTACTTGCCAGATGGTTCAGGGCTCGATTTGCTGGGCCAGTTGGACATCGATGCGATCATGCTGACGGCGGCCTCTGATGCCCCATCCATCAGGGTTGCGATTCGGCGCGGCGCCCTGGGGTACTTGTTGAAACCCTTCACCGCGGAATCCTTGTCCCAGCAGCTGAGGTCCTATGCACGGTATCGCCGGATCCTTGGGCAGCAAACGGGTGTAGACCAGACCACCATTGAGCGCGCCAAACGGGCACTGATCCCAGGTGACGTGACGCCCACGCAAAAACCACGCTCGGCAACGGAAGCCGCGGTCCTGGAATCACTGCTTCCCGGCGAACAGTACTCAGCCGCCGAGGTCGCAGACCGGGTGGGCGTTTCCCGGGCGACCGCGCAGAGGTACCTATCTTCGCTTGCCGACGATGGCGCCGTCGAAATCCAATTACGCTACGGAAGCACGGGCCGCCCGGAACACCGCTACGGCATTCCGGGCTAG
- a CDS encoding GNAT family N-acetyltransferase, with amino-acid sequence MHSSITVRPALPEDYDDVARITQDSYVTAGYYGSADHPYLQQLQDVAARAEHAEIFVAERNGQVIGSVTAAPAGGGFSDIGLDDELELRTLVVDPAVQRSGAGRALVQAVVEQAKTMDGIGAVSLTTGATWESANALYARTGFARAPHRDWFVPGTDIKLFVYRLDLPQS; translated from the coding sequence GTGCATTCGTCGATTACTGTCCGCCCAGCCCTGCCCGAAGACTACGACGACGTTGCCCGCATCACGCAGGATTCATACGTCACCGCGGGGTACTACGGCAGCGCGGACCACCCGTACCTGCAGCAACTCCAGGACGTGGCAGCGCGCGCGGAGCACGCCGAGATCTTCGTTGCTGAACGGAACGGCCAGGTGATCGGTTCCGTCACGGCAGCACCAGCGGGTGGCGGTTTCTCGGACATCGGCCTGGACGACGAACTGGAACTGCGCACCCTTGTGGTAGATCCGGCAGTGCAGCGTTCCGGCGCCGGACGGGCTTTGGTGCAGGCCGTCGTCGAGCAAGCCAAAACGATGGACGGCATCGGTGCGGTCTCCCTCACCACGGGAGCCACCTGGGAGAGTGCCAATGCCCTCTACGCCCGGACCGGATTTGCCCGCGCTCCGCACCGCGACTGGTTCGTCCCCGGCACCGACATAAAGCTGTTCGTTTACAGGCTGGACCTCCCACAGTCATAA
- a CDS encoding ATP-binding protein: MRFSTQTLLLQLGVVLLVVLLSGAVHAWLVYERIGDEAENQALTLARTVAADPDIREDVQAISKEEGTPPASVLAAGPLQAAAEAARIRTGALFVVITDETGLRLAHPELARLGERVSTDPSVALAGQEITTRNTGTLGPSAGAKVPVYAPSSGGAATAGTIVGEVSVGYSMESLSKSLARDIVPIALTAGGALLAGVLASFLLRRRLQRLTLGLEPEEISTLVHDQVAVLQGVDEGVIGIAADGRISVFNAAAARLLDLPDATGQDWATANVPGQLKQLTQPAARDAEAVELVAGGRVLVASARKAWHRKEDLGWVVMLRDRTELQQLTRQLDAVGTMSTALRAQRHEFANQLHTIAGFMSIGQHEQAKEYLARISATGPLKFPVEQAELLQDTYLQAFVGAKSVEASERGVALRIGPETLVRGHVADPQDVTTVLGNLIDNAVSAAVAGSASERWVELELLDDAGQDSGTLHIIVGDSGDGLGALEPEEVFAEGFTTSEQPVRPGAGQGLGLALVRQLARHRGGDVRVLETGRKGGPGAVFMATIPGVMGRAATGAEASTGTAPGTEAGTTMREDSSG, encoded by the coding sequence GCTCCTGAGCGGCGCCGTCCACGCGTGGCTGGTCTACGAACGGATCGGCGACGAAGCCGAAAACCAAGCACTCACGCTCGCGCGCACAGTTGCGGCGGATCCCGATATCAGGGAAGACGTCCAGGCCATCAGCAAGGAAGAAGGAACCCCGCCAGCCAGCGTCCTCGCCGCCGGGCCCTTGCAGGCAGCGGCAGAAGCAGCCCGGATCCGCACTGGGGCGCTCTTCGTGGTCATCACGGACGAAACCGGGCTTCGCCTGGCCCACCCGGAACTTGCACGGCTCGGTGAACGCGTGAGCACCGATCCCTCCGTAGCATTGGCCGGCCAGGAAATCACCACCCGCAACACCGGCACTTTGGGTCCATCGGCGGGTGCCAAAGTTCCGGTTTACGCACCCTCATCCGGCGGCGCTGCAACCGCTGGCACCATCGTGGGTGAAGTCAGCGTGGGCTACTCCATGGAGTCCCTCAGCAAGAGCCTGGCACGGGACATTGTGCCCATTGCCCTGACTGCGGGCGGCGCACTCCTGGCTGGCGTCCTCGCTTCATTCCTGCTCCGGCGCCGCCTGCAACGCCTCACGTTGGGTTTGGAACCTGAGGAGATCAGCACGCTCGTCCACGACCAAGTGGCAGTGCTCCAAGGCGTGGACGAGGGCGTAATCGGGATCGCCGCCGATGGACGTATCTCCGTGTTCAACGCGGCTGCCGCAAGGCTCCTGGACCTGCCCGACGCCACCGGTCAGGACTGGGCCACAGCCAACGTTCCCGGGCAACTCAAGCAGCTCACCCAACCGGCAGCCCGTGACGCCGAAGCCGTGGAACTGGTAGCAGGAGGACGAGTCCTGGTGGCCAGCGCCCGAAAAGCCTGGCACCGCAAGGAAGACCTCGGCTGGGTAGTCATGCTCCGCGACCGCACCGAACTGCAGCAACTGACCCGACAGTTGGACGCGGTGGGAACCATGTCCACCGCCCTGCGCGCCCAGCGCCACGAATTCGCCAACCAGCTCCACACCATTGCCGGCTTCATGAGCATCGGCCAACACGAGCAAGCCAAGGAATACCTGGCCCGGATCTCCGCCACAGGGCCGCTGAAGTTCCCTGTAGAGCAGGCGGAACTCCTTCAGGACACATACTTGCAGGCTTTTGTCGGCGCCAAGAGTGTAGAGGCTTCCGAACGAGGAGTGGCACTGCGGATCGGGCCGGAAACGCTGGTCCGGGGACACGTGGCCGATCCGCAGGACGTTACCACAGTGCTCGGCAACCTGATCGACAACGCCGTGAGTGCCGCCGTCGCCGGTTCCGCTTCGGAGCGCTGGGTAGAACTTGAGTTGCTTGACGATGCCGGCCAGGACAGCGGAACCCTGCATATCATCGTCGGCGATTCCGGAGACGGTTTGGGTGCCCTGGAACCCGAGGAAGTCTTCGCTGAAGGATTCACGACGTCGGAACAACCGGTACGCCCAGGGGCCGGACAAGGTTTGGGCTTGGCTTTGGTGCGGCAGTTGGCCCGGCACAGAGGTGGGGACGTCCGTGTCCTGGAGACCGGCAGGAAAGGCGGCCCCGGAGCCGTCTTCATGGCGACAATACCGGGCGTGATGGGGCGAGCGGCCACAGGCGCTGAAGCCTCAACCGGCACGGCACCTGGCACGGAAGCCGGTACGACAATGCGGGAGGACAGCAGTGGCTGA
- a CDS encoding RidA family protein — translation MRKTYGTGSVWEQTLGYSRAVQVDNTLFISATAASGPDGIVGDDFYSQTKYILEKLGTVLEEAGFSYEDVVQSKLYLTDISKWEDAGRAHGEVFGEIRPTLALVHVLPFLDSKMLVEIELVAQKSA, via the coding sequence ATGCGCAAGACATATGGCACGGGTTCCGTCTGGGAACAGACCCTGGGATACTCCCGCGCGGTCCAGGTGGACAACACACTCTTCATTTCTGCCACGGCGGCCAGTGGGCCTGATGGCATCGTCGGCGATGACTTCTACTCGCAGACCAAATACATCCTTGAGAAGCTTGGAACGGTCCTGGAAGAAGCCGGGTTCTCTTATGAGGACGTCGTCCAGTCCAAGCTGTACCTGACGGACATCAGCAAGTGGGAAGACGCAGGACGCGCCCACGGTGAGGTTTTCGGGGAGATCCGCCCCACCCTGGCCCTGGTGCACGTGCTGCCGTTCCTGGATTCCAAGATGCTGGTAGAGATCGAGCTCGTGGCGCAGAAGTCCGCGTAG
- a CDS encoding LLM class flavin-dependent oxidoreductase, protein MSTPQRQLHLNAFLMSTGHHEASWRLPESDPFASTKVQHYQHLARTAERGKLDSIFFADSPVLFGEVGRRPAGKLEPTVLLTAIAAATQKIGLIATASTTYNDPFNLARRFASVDWVSGGRAGWNVVTTAGPDAARNFGVEDQPAHAVRYERAAEFIEVAQKLWDSWEDNAVLADKAEGVWGDAHKIRAIEHEGKHFRVRGPLNVPRSPQGHPLIVQAGSSEDGKKLAAQYAEAVFTAHQTVEDAQAFYADLKARTLAAGRDPEGIKILPGIVPVIGSTEAEALQLERELDELIKPEYAREQLAKTLRVAPQDLPLDQQLPADLPSEDDIEGAKSRYTLIVELARREQLTVRQLIGRLGGGRGHRTFSGTPEQVADAIQDWFQAGAADGFNIMPPVLPSGLEIFVDQVVPILQQRGLFRTEYTASTLRGHYGLARPANRFAGSAAQQLTSIGSAF, encoded by the coding sequence ATGTCCACGCCACAACGCCAACTCCACCTCAACGCCTTCCTGATGAGCACCGGCCACCACGAAGCCTCGTGGCGTCTCCCTGAAAGCGATCCTTTCGCCTCCACCAAAGTCCAGCACTACCAGCACCTGGCCCGCACGGCCGAACGCGGAAAGCTGGACTCCATCTTCTTCGCGGACTCCCCTGTCCTCTTCGGCGAGGTGGGCCGTCGCCCGGCCGGCAAGCTGGAACCCACGGTCCTGCTGACCGCCATCGCCGCCGCAACACAGAAGATCGGTCTGATCGCCACTGCCTCCACCACTTACAACGACCCCTTCAACCTGGCACGCCGCTTCGCTTCGGTGGACTGGGTGAGCGGAGGCCGCGCCGGTTGGAACGTCGTCACAACGGCGGGACCGGATGCCGCGCGAAACTTCGGCGTCGAAGACCAGCCAGCACACGCGGTCCGCTACGAGCGGGCGGCCGAGTTCATCGAGGTAGCCCAGAAACTGTGGGATAGCTGGGAGGATAACGCAGTGCTCGCCGACAAGGCCGAGGGTGTGTGGGGAGATGCCCACAAGATCCGCGCCATTGAGCATGAGGGCAAGCACTTCCGGGTCCGCGGTCCGCTGAACGTCCCCCGTTCCCCACAGGGCCACCCGCTGATCGTGCAGGCCGGATCCTCGGAGGACGGCAAGAAGCTCGCCGCCCAGTACGCCGAGGCAGTCTTCACCGCGCATCAGACGGTGGAGGATGCGCAGGCCTTCTACGCCGATCTCAAGGCCCGCACCTTGGCCGCTGGACGGGACCCCGAAGGGATCAAGATCCTGCCGGGCATCGTCCCGGTGATTGGTTCCACGGAGGCAGAAGCGCTGCAGCTCGAGCGCGAACTCGATGAGCTGATCAAGCCTGAATATGCCCGGGAGCAGTTGGCAAAGACCCTGCGGGTGGCACCACAGGACCTGCCCCTGGACCAGCAGCTGCCGGCAGACCTTCCCTCCGAAGATGACATCGAGGGTGCAAAGAGCCGCTACACGCTGATCGTGGAGCTTGCCCGCCGCGAGCAGCTCACGGTCCGGCAGCTGATCGGTCGCTTGGGTGGCGGGCGTGGCCATCGCACGTTCTCGGGGACGCCTGAGCAGGTAGCCGACGCCATCCAGGACTGGTTCCAAGCAGGCGCAGCCGACGGTTTCAACATCATGCCGCCGGTTCTCCCCTCTGGTTTGGAGATCTTCGTGGACCAGGTGGTGCCCATCCTCCAGCAGCGCGGCCTCTTCCGCACCGAATACACGGCTTCGACGCTGCGCGGACACTACGGACTTGCACGGCCCGCGAACCGATTTGCAGGTTCTGCGGCTCAGCAGCTCACCTCCATCGGCTCGGCGTTCTGA